In a genomic window of Candidatus Glassbacteria bacterium:
- a CDS encoding glycosyltransferase family 9 protein, which translates to MPGSGKNIGRVLLVRNDRLGDLVLTTPSFRVLREALPAARIDLLCSAYAEPVVRGNPCIDSILTDSGAHDRAGFREIAAEIRARGYDAAVVFVHSRKNALLVRSAGIPLRIGPLVKLYAPLFFNRPVRQKRSRGEKHEAAYNIDLLTKLGIDIQQKIPPPVVVADEAALERAAELTANIFADPANKLVVIHPGMGGSALNWPIERWRELTGLLAREAGLNVVVTGTEPEEDLAESAAEEGIHTGRVKVVVGLGLEDFIGLLSRASAVAAPSTGPLHLAAALGVPALAGIYSPVPAHHPRRWGPLGTGEIRTFLPEVDCPARLECLGEKCPEFFCMGGIKPSEVAEWVLGMI; encoded by the coding sequence ATGCCAGGTTCTGGGAAAAATATCGGGCGCGTGCTGCTGGTCAGAAATGACCGCCTGGGCGACCTGGTGCTGACAACCCCGTCGTTCCGCGTGCTGCGCGAGGCCCTCCCCGCCGCCCGGATCGACCTGCTGTGCAGCGCCTACGCCGAGCCGGTTGTGCGCGGCAACCCGTGTATCGACAGCATTCTCACCGACTCCGGCGCCCACGACCGCGCGGGTTTCCGCGAAATTGCCGCCGAGATTCGCGCCCGTGGCTATGACGCCGCGGTGGTGTTTGTCCACAGCCGCAAGAACGCGCTGCTGGTCCGCTCGGCGGGAATCCCGCTGCGGATCGGCCCGCTGGTCAAACTCTACGCGCCGCTGTTTTTCAACCGGCCGGTGAGGCAGAAACGCAGCCGGGGGGAGAAACACGAAGCCGCCTACAATATCGATCTGTTAACCAAGTTGGGAATCGATATACAGCAAAAAATCCCGCCGCCGGTTGTGGTGGCTGACGAGGCTGCACTGGAGCGGGCGGCCGAACTGACGGCAAATATATTTGCCGATCCGGCAAACAAGCTTGTGGTGATCCACCCGGGGATGGGCGGCAGCGCGCTCAACTGGCCGATCGAACGCTGGCGGGAGCTCACCGGGCTGCTGGCGCGGGAGGCGGGGCTGAACGTGGTGGTTACCGGAACGGAACCCGAGGAGGACCTGGCCGAAAGCGCGGCCGAGGAGGGGATTCACACCGGGCGGGTGAAAGTGGTTGTCGGTCTGGGGCTGGAGGATTTTATCGGGCTGCTGAGCAGGGCATCGGCGGTTGCGGCCCCCAGCACCGGGCCGCTGCACCTGGCCGCGGCGCTGGGCGTGCCCGCGCTGGCCGGGATATACAGCCCTGTGCCGGCCCATCACCCCAGGCGCTGGGGGCCGCTGGGCACCGGGGAAATCCGCACGTTCCTGCCGGAAGTGGATTGCCCGGCGCGGCTGGAGTGCCTGGGGGAAAAATGCCCGGAGTTTTTCTGCATGGGGGGGATAAAGCCGAGTGAGGTGGC
- a CDS encoding glycosyltransferase family 2 protein translates to MNQPNAASEFDCENRPLKKISVVMITLDAARTLERSLNSVSRLADEIVVVDSGSSDSTAGIAAACGARVLDHPWQGYGAQKNYGIERAGNEWVLSLDADELVSDELARSIASLPDVPPCDGYRVPRLNHYFGRPLRHGGQYPDLQLRLFRKSRGRFDTRPVHESVRIEGKVGRLEGDLLHDTYESIEEYLRKFMDYTELEARRLLDSGERPTPLRAVRRMVCSPAVKFIRRYLFKLGFLDGVPGLIAAAFGSFTMSVSYARFWEKYRARAAGQK, encoded by the coding sequence ATGAATCAGCCAAATGCAGCTTCGGAATTTGACTGTGAGAACCGGCCGTTGAAAAAGATTTCGGTGGTGATGATAACCCTCGACGCCGCGCGCACTCTGGAGCGCAGTTTGAACTCGGTCTCCCGCCTGGCCGACGAGATTGTCGTGGTCGACAGCGGCAGCAGTGACAGCACGGCCGGGATCGCCGCCGCCTGCGGTGCCCGTGTGCTCGATCACCCGTGGCAGGGCTACGGCGCGCAGAAGAATTACGGTATCGAGCGGGCCGGCAACGAGTGGGTGTTGAGCCTGGACGCCGATGAGCTTGTGAGCGACGAGCTTGCCCGCTCGATTGCCTCTCTGCCGGATGTGCCCCCGTGCGACGGCTACCGGGTGCCGCGGCTGAACCATTATTTCGGCCGGCCCCTGCGCCACGGCGGCCAGTACCCGGACCTCCAGCTGCGCCTGTTCCGCAAGAGCCGGGGACGGTTCGACACGAGGCCCGTCCACGAGTCGGTGAGGATCGAGGGGAAAGTGGGCCGGCTGGAAGGAGACCTTCTCCATGATACATATGAGTCGATCGAAGAGTACCTGCGGAAGTTTATGGACTATACCGAGCTCGAGGCCCGCCGCCTGCTGGACTCCGGCGAACGTCCAACCCCGTTGCGGGCGGTGCGGCGGATGGTCTGCTCGCCAGCGGTTAAATTCATCCGCCGCTACCTGTTCAAGCTGGGGTTCCTCGACGGGGTCCCCGGGCTGATCGCCGCCGCGTTCGGCTCGTTCACGATGAGCGTATCCTATGCCAGGTTCTGGGAAAAATATCGGGCGCGTGCTGCTGGTCAGAAATGA
- a CDS encoding NADH-quinone oxidoreductase subunit J yields the protein MSKQFSLPKQAETPGITAYGGSGATRNSRPADRGLHQVAEQLFFYFFAALSAISAFLAVTRKNPVVSVVWLISCMFSLAVIYVLLNAFFLAAVQVIVYAGAILMLFVFVIMMLNLKTGMIGQMRNLGLKFIGLIVTLIILRQFYSAIKGTGALLDLPPEVAADFGQASAVGELMFSQYLYPLELMAVLLLVAIVGALVLAGKEQP from the coding sequence ATTTCAAAACAGTTTTCCCTGCCCAAGCAAGCTGAAACACCCGGAATAACTGCTTACGGAGGTTCGGGAGCCACCCGGAATTCCCGTCCCGCCGACCGAGGACTTCATCAAGTGGCCGAGCAACTTTTCTTCTATTTCTTCGCCGCACTCAGCGCCATCTCGGCATTTCTGGCAGTCACCCGCAAAAACCCCGTCGTCAGCGTGGTCTGGCTGATAAGCTGCATGTTCAGTCTGGCGGTGATCTACGTGTTGCTAAACGCGTTCTTCCTGGCCGCGGTCCAGGTAATAGTTTACGCCGGCGCTATCTTGATGCTGTTCGTGTTCGTAATCATGATGCTGAACCTCAAGACCGGCATGATCGGCCAGATGCGTAATCTCGGACTTAAATTCATCGGACTGATAGTCACCCTGATAATATTGAGACAGTTCTATTCGGCAATCAAGGGTACTGGCGCCCTGCTCGACCTTCCCCCTGAGGTGGCGGCTGATTTCGGCCAGGCATCCGCAGTGGGAGAGCTGATGTTCAGCCAGTATCTGTATCCGCTGGAGCTGATGGCGGTGCTGCTGCTGGTGGCGATAGTCGGCGCGCTGGTGCTGGCCGGAAAGGAACAACCGTGA
- the nuoK gene encoding NADH-quinone oxidoreductase subunit NuoK, protein MIALQSVLTLSAVLFVIGIGGFITRRNVLIMFMSVELMLNAANLALVAFARHNASMDPQIVAMFVMALAAAEVAVGLAIIVAVFRRRETVNIDDFRNLKW, encoded by the coding sequence GTGATCGCCCTGCAAAGCGTACTCACACTCAGCGCGGTCCTGTTCGTGATCGGCATTGGCGGGTTTATCACCCGGCGCAACGTGCTGATCATGTTCATGAGCGTGGAGCTGATGCTCAACGCGGCCAACCTGGCCCTGGTGGCGTTCGCACGCCACAACGCCAGCATGGACCCGCAGATCGTGGCGATGTTCGTGATGGCGCTTGCCGCGGCCGAGGTGGCGGTGGGCCTGGCGATCATAGTCGCGGTCTTCCGCCGCAGGGAGACGGTTAATATCGACGACTTCAGAAACCTCAAGTGGTAG